One part of the Clostridium thermosuccinogenes genome encodes these proteins:
- a CDS encoding redox-sensing transcriptional repressor Rex: MNKKKISIAVIKRLPRYYRYLYDLLKLGITRISSKELSERMNITASQIRQDLNCFGGFGQQGYGYNVESLFNEISNILGVNETFHTIIVGAGHMGQALANYGNFEKRGFKVVGIFDVNPAVVGTAINGIEVLHIDKLDEFIKQNKVDIGILTVPYDQTPAVADRLARLGVKGLWNFSPMDLELEHDVVIENVHLSDSLMVLGYKLNEMRNRNKSKN, translated from the coding sequence TTGAATAAGAAGAAGATATCCATTGCCGTAATCAAACGTTTGCCAAGGTATTACAGGTATCTCTATGATTTGCTCAAACTGGGCATTACCAGGATTTCCTCGAAGGAACTGAGTGAAAGGATGAATATCACTGCCTCACAAATACGCCAGGATTTAAATTGCTTTGGTGGATTCGGTCAGCAGGGTTATGGTTACAATGTGGAATCCCTGTTCAATGAAATCAGCAATATTCTGGGAGTTAATGAAACCTTTCATACCATAATAGTTGGTGCAGGGCATATGGGGCAGGCTTTGGCTAATTATGGGAATTTTGAAAAAAGAGGATTCAAGGTTGTGGGTATTTTCGATGTGAATCCTGCTGTCGTGGGAACCGCTATAAATGGAATCGAGGTATTGCATATAGATAAATTGGATGAGTTTATTAAGCAAAACAAGGTAGATATAGGAATTCTCACCGTACCGTACGACCAGACTCCTGCAGTAGCTGACAGGCTGGCAAGGCTCGGAGTAAAGGGGTTGTGGAATTTCTCTCCTATGGATCTTGAACTGGAGCATGATGTAGTTATTGAAAACGTGCATTTAAGTGACAGCCTTATGGTATTGGGTTACAAGCTGAATGAGATGAGAAACAGAAACAAGTCTAAAAATTAG
- a CDS encoding DUF4349 domain-containing protein → MLKRVLCLLIAAVLVFSSMAGCGSKSSKKTASSVAYDKSLMSNSKADYNSAGSDGDAGKAENETAEADQAANADSISGAGISTASLSNAILSERKLIRSANVTVEVDDFEKAYGQLKTLINAIGFIQESSIRKDKRYIDSQEVLLTRAVIILRVDKDKFEQVVDGISGLGTLIDQSIYGEDVTDKYFDKEARLRLLRFEESRIEEYLKKLTDLDAIFRVERQLTEIRHEIESLTGTLKKWDNLVELSTITVNMNEKEPEANAGDSKGKSYLTRLKERFEGGIRGLISFCGDVVLFLVGILPTLLLLAVLGLIAYKVYRAFSKKTPKAPADKSSEENTQ, encoded by the coding sequence ATGCTTAAAAGAGTGCTTTGCTTATTAATTGCAGCGGTTCTTGTCTTTTCATCCATGGCGGGATGTGGCAGTAAGAGCAGCAAAAAGACTGCTTCTTCCGTTGCATACGATAAGAGCTTAATGTCGAATTCGAAAGCTGACTACAATTCTGCAGGTTCCGATGGTGATGCAGGTAAAGCGGAAAATGAAACAGCGGAGGCTGATCAGGCTGCAAATGCTGATTCCATCAGTGGCGCGGGTATTTCTACTGCTTCTCTTTCCAATGCCATCTTATCCGAAAGAAAACTCATCAGGAGCGCTAATGTCACAGTGGAAGTGGATGATTTTGAAAAGGCATACGGGCAGCTTAAGACGCTTATCAACGCCATTGGCTTTATCCAGGAGTCAAGCATCAGGAAGGACAAAAGATATATTGATTCCCAAGAGGTGTTATTGACAAGGGCAGTAATCATACTGAGGGTGGACAAGGACAAGTTCGAGCAGGTGGTGGACGGGATAAGCGGATTGGGAACTCTTATCGATCAAAGCATTTATGGTGAGGACGTAACGGACAAATATTTCGACAAGGAAGCAAGGCTGAGGCTTTTAAGATTTGAGGAAAGCCGCATTGAGGAATACCTTAAGAAGCTTACCGACCTGGATGCGATCTTTCGGGTAGAACGCCAGCTTACCGAAATACGTCATGAGATTGAAAGCCTCACAGGCACGTTGAAAAAGTGGGATAACCTCGTGGAGCTTTCAACCATCACCGTCAACATGAACGAGAAAGAACCGGAAGCAAATGCTGGGGACAGTAAAGGTAAATCATATCTGACAAGGCTGAAGGAAAGATTTGAGGGAGGCATTAGAGGCTTGATTTCCTTCTGCGGCGATGTGGTGCTGTTCCTGGTAGGTATACTTCCGACCTTATTGCTTCTGGCAGTTTTGGGATTAATAGCTTATAAGGTTTACAGGGCATTTTCCAAAAAAACGCCCAAAGCTCCGGCAGATAAATCATCAGAGGAGAATACCCAATAA
- a CDS encoding PIG-L deacetylase family protein, producing MEGKRKHIMAIGAHIGDAELTCGKTLAKHAILGDKITIVGVTAGERGAPPTMSVEDFKQMNINSAAEFAKMLNGKSIVLNYRDGEVPENEEIKFEIADLIRREKPDVILTHWCHSMHKDHMTVHRVVKDAMFYGALSTMERDLPAHYASGPYFADNWEDSHGFVPYIYVDVTEGYDLWYEAVQKLWLTNNSPWFKYLEYYDALSRARGAIIHRKRAECFAAGPYDMKKVIDSF from the coding sequence ATGGAAGGTAAAAGAAAGCATATCATGGCAATAGGAGCTCATATTGGGGATGCGGAGCTGACATGCGGAAAAACACTGGCAAAGCATGCCATATTAGGGGACAAGATAACTATCGTAGGTGTGACGGCGGGTGAAAGAGGTGCGCCGCCCACCATGAGTGTAGAGGATTTCAAGCAGATGAACATCAATTCTGCCGCCGAATTTGCAAAAATGCTGAACGGAAAATCCATAGTTCTGAATTACAGGGACGGTGAAGTTCCGGAGAATGAAGAGATAAAATTTGAAATAGCCGATCTGATCAGAAGGGAAAAGCCCGATGTAATACTTACCCACTGGTGCCACAGCATGCACAAGGACCATATGACTGTTCACCGGGTAGTAAAAGATGCCATGTTCTATGGCGCTTTGAGCACCATGGAAAGGGATCTCCCGGCCCATTACGCCAGTGGACCGTATTTTGCTGATAACTGGGAGGACTCTCACGGTTTTGTTCCATATATATATGTGGATGTGACGGAAGGATATGATCTTTGGTATGAGGCTGTTCAAAAGCTCTGGCTGACCAATAATTCTCCGTGGTTTAAATACCTGGAGTATTATGATGCACTGAGCAGGGCAAGAGGAGCCATCATACACAGGAAAAGGGCTGAATGCTTTGCGGCAGGTCCGTATGACATGAAGAAGGTAATAGATTCCTTTTAG
- a CDS encoding prephenate dehydrogenase — protein MNNMNMDNMKVTIIGLGLIGGSLARALKERLGIRDITAVTPNRQDIDAAIKDQVICRGFTQLNDHVYNSDIIFICTPVKYTFEYISCIAGKVKADCIITDVGSTKSDIIDQVNSMASPPCFIGGHPMAGKEKNGYSSGAAHLFENAYYILSPSRSTTPQAMSVLKGIIEGIGAIPVVLDAKEHDRITGGISHVPHIIASALVNLVKDMETPDGKMQMLAAGGFRDITRIASSSPEVWESIVLSNRMEIKRILEHYIEILNRFSGLMEQKNSAGLYHFFEDAKHFRDSIPAGKPGLIAPIYELIVDVVDKPGIIGEIATILGDSGINIKNINVSNSREFEQGCLKITLPDPASVDAAGKLLADKGYRVYK, from the coding sequence ATGAATAATATGAATATGGATAATATGAAAGTCACAATAATTGGCCTGGGACTTATCGGAGGTTCCCTGGCAAGAGCCCTGAAAGAACGTCTGGGCATACGGGATATTACCGCAGTTACTCCCAACCGGCAGGATATTGACGCGGCCATTAAAGACCAGGTCATATGCCGGGGATTTACGCAGCTGAATGACCATGTATATAATTCAGACATCATATTCATATGCACCCCGGTTAAATACACTTTTGAGTATATAAGCTGCATTGCAGGAAAAGTAAAAGCGGATTGCATCATAACAGATGTGGGAAGTACCAAATCAGATATAATAGACCAGGTAAACAGCATGGCCTCTCCCCCATGCTTTATCGGTGGTCATCCCATGGCGGGAAAAGAGAAAAACGGCTATTCCTCCGGTGCTGCACACCTTTTTGAAAATGCTTATTACATTCTGTCACCATCCAGAAGCACCACACCGCAGGCAATGTCCGTTTTGAAAGGGATCATTGAGGGAATAGGTGCCATACCCGTAGTACTGGATGCAAAAGAACATGACAGAATAACAGGAGGCATAAGCCACGTACCTCATATAATAGCGTCAGCCCTCGTCAATCTGGTAAAGGATATGGAAACGCCAGATGGTAAAATGCAGATGCTCGCTGCCGGTGGTTTCAGGGACATTACAAGGATAGCCTCCTCCAGCCCGGAAGTTTGGGAAAGCATCGTCTTAAGCAACCGGATGGAAATAAAAAGGATACTGGAGCACTATATAGAGATTTTGAACAGGTTCAGCGGGCTCATGGAGCAAAAAAATTCTGCAGGACTATACCACTTTTTCGAAGATGCGAAGCATTTCCGGGATTCCATCCCTGCCGGCAAGCCCGGTCTTATAGCTCCAATTTATGAGCTGATAGTGGATGTGGTGGACAAACCCGGCATAATCGGAGAAATTGCCACCATCTTGGGAGATAGCGGCATCAATATTAAAAATATCAATGTGTCCAACAGCAGGGAGTTTGAGCAGGGATGCCTCAAAATTACCCTGCCGGACCCGGCCAGCGTCGATGCCGCCGGCAAACTGCTGGCCGACAAAGGTTATAGAGTATACAAATAA
- the fusA gene encoding elongation factor G: MKDYTGERIRNVCLMSHGGAGKTTLAEAMLYNTGVLDRLGKVVDGNTTTDFDPEEIKRKISISTAIAPCEWKDHKINVIDTPGYFDFVGEVKQGIRVADSAIILVSAKSGVAVGTEKSWAYAGEHKLPVVFFINKMDEENADFFKVVDQLINTFGKKVIPFQVPIIEGEKFTGFVDIITMSAKKFDKDKLVDTAIPADLDNKVAEIRGVLAEAIAETDEELMEKFFADEEFTPEDINRGICSGVADGSIVPVLCGSAANNLGVQPLMDMIIGCLPSAAAAQTVKGKLPESDKVVEFKTAPDAPLSALVFKTIADPFVGKISLFRVYSGTLKSDSVVFNSTTQKTEKIGSLFIMRGKKQIPTDKLVAGDIGGISKLQNTNTNDTLCEQAKPIVLDKIEYPEPSISLAVEPKAKGDEEKISAGLQKLQDEDLTFKVTTNTETKQTLISGIGEQHLDVITSKLKSKFGVSVNLTDPKVPYRETIKKKVKVEGKHKKQSGGHGQYGHVWIEFEPGETEDLTFEEKIFGGAVPKQYHPAVEKGLREAIQHGVLAGYPVVNLKATLVDGSYHDVDSSEMAFKIAAKLAYKKGLAEASPVLLEPIAHVEVYVPDSYMGDVIGDLNKRRGRILGMNPQEGGIQQVVAEVPQAEMFKYATELRSMTQGRGYFKLWFERYEEAPAMISQKVIEEAKRNMAEDNMDE, translated from the coding sequence ATGAAAGATTATACCGGTGAAAGAATCCGGAATGTCTGCCTGATGTCCCATGGAGGGGCGGGTAAGACCACTCTGGCAGAGGCGATGCTGTATAACACCGGAGTTCTTGACAGGCTGGGAAAAGTAGTTGACGGAAACACAACCACCGACTTTGATCCAGAGGAAATCAAGAGGAAGATCTCCATAAGTACGGCAATAGCGCCCTGTGAGTGGAAGGATCATAAAATCAATGTAATTGATACTCCCGGATATTTTGATTTCGTGGGTGAAGTAAAGCAAGGCATACGTGTGGCGGACAGCGCCATAATACTGGTCTCTGCCAAGAGCGGAGTGGCTGTGGGAACAGAAAAGTCCTGGGCTTATGCCGGAGAACACAAGTTGCCCGTTGTCTTCTTCATCAATAAAATGGATGAGGAAAATGCCGATTTTTTCAAAGTTGTTGATCAGCTTATCAATACTTTCGGTAAAAAAGTAATTCCATTTCAGGTACCCATAATCGAGGGTGAAAAGTTTACCGGTTTTGTTGATATTATAACCATGAGTGCGAAAAAGTTCGACAAGGATAAGCTGGTAGATACAGCTATTCCTGCCGATTTAGATAATAAAGTCGCCGAGATCAGGGGAGTTTTGGCTGAAGCTATCGCGGAAACGGATGAGGAACTGATGGAGAAGTTCTTCGCCGATGAGGAATTTACCCCGGAAGATATTAACCGAGGCATTTGCAGCGGAGTGGCAGATGGCTCAATCGTTCCTGTATTATGCGGTTCTGCAGCAAACAACCTGGGAGTGCAGCCCCTCATGGATATGATAATTGGATGCCTGCCGTCGGCGGCTGCTGCTCAGACGGTTAAAGGAAAATTGCCCGAAAGCGATAAAGTGGTAGAATTTAAAACAGCTCCCGATGCTCCTCTTTCAGCTCTAGTCTTTAAAACGATCGCAGACCCATTCGTAGGTAAAATTTCGCTTTTCAGAGTGTACTCAGGTACTTTAAAATCGGATTCGGTAGTATTCAATTCAACAACCCAGAAAACTGAAAAGATCGGTTCTCTTTTTATAATGAGAGGCAAGAAACAGATTCCTACAGATAAGCTTGTAGCAGGCGACATCGGAGGTATTTCAAAGCTTCAGAACACAAACACCAATGATACCCTTTGCGAGCAGGCAAAACCCATCGTTCTTGACAAAATAGAATACCCCGAACCTTCGATATCCCTTGCAGTTGAGCCCAAGGCAAAAGGAGACGAGGAGAAAATCAGTGCAGGGCTTCAAAAGCTGCAGGATGAAGATTTGACTTTCAAGGTAACCACAAATACGGAGACAAAGCAAACCCTCATCTCAGGCATTGGAGAACAGCATCTTGACGTGATTACCAGCAAGCTCAAATCCAAATTTGGTGTTTCTGTTAACCTGACAGATCCGAAAGTTCCTTACAGAGAAACCATTAAGAAAAAAGTTAAAGTTGAAGGCAAGCATAAGAAGCAATCCGGTGGTCACGGCCAGTATGGTCATGTATGGATTGAATTTGAGCCCGGCGAGACGGAAGATCTGACCTTTGAAGAAAAAATATTCGGTGGTGCGGTACCCAAGCAGTATCATCCGGCTGTTGAAAAAGGTTTAAGAGAAGCCATCCAGCATGGTGTACTAGCCGGATATCCTGTTGTTAATCTCAAGGCTACGCTGGTAGATGGATCATACCATGATGTCGACTCATCGGAAATGGCCTTTAAGATTGCAGCAAAGCTTGCATATAAGAAAGGCCTGGCAGAAGCTTCTCCTGTGCTTCTCGAGCCTATAGCCCATGTGGAGGTTTATGTGCCCGACAGCTATATGGGAGATGTGATTGGAGATCTCAATAAGCGCCGTGGCAGGATTTTGGGAATGAATCCTCAGGAAGGGGGCATACAGCAGGTGGTAGCGGAAGTACCTCAGGCTGAGATGTTCAAATATGCCACCGAACTGAGATCCATGACTCAAGGCAGGGGATATTTCAAACTGTGGTTTGAAAGGTATGAGGAAGCTCCCGCCATGATAAGCCAGAAGGTTATTGAGGAAGCTAAGAGGAACATGGCTGAAGATAATATGGATGAATAA
- a CDS encoding GNAT family N-acetyltransferase — MKILKFEDRYVPEVVSLWNTHLSGQTQYKPLTEKEFEAKFLKDPNFSYDGTFVAVEDGKVIGFANGVVKKQFLPGENHENTPGYLTMVVVDTEYRGKGYGSALLHELEEFFRKNGKKKSQSIFFNPIKLEWYIPGTDGHDHNNSPGVDADTPAVKFMEKNGYRILTREVSYYLNLSDFKMSEKCIKRRQELMEKGIYTGFYDPEKHYGFDELFDDLGSEDWRKGIMDNLAKDKPDPVIVAADHGKICGFTGPIRVQESGRGFFVGIGTHSQYRGEGIMTVLFELLMDGFKNAGAKFSSLFTGADNPAGKTYERTGFKAVRNWAVMGKEI; from the coding sequence ATGAAAATTTTAAAGTTTGAAGACAGGTATGTGCCGGAAGTTGTGTCACTGTGGAATACTCATCTCAGCGGACAGACACAGTATAAACCGCTTACCGAAAAGGAATTCGAAGCCAAGTTTTTAAAAGATCCTAATTTTTCTTATGATGGCACTTTTGTAGCTGTGGAAGACGGAAAAGTCATCGGTTTTGCCAATGGAGTTGTAAAAAAGCAGTTTCTGCCGGGAGAGAACCATGAAAACACTCCGGGGTACCTTACCATGGTGGTGGTGGATACGGAGTACAGGGGAAAGGGCTATGGCTCGGCACTGCTTCACGAACTGGAGGAATTCTTCAGAAAAAACGGAAAAAAGAAATCCCAGTCCATTTTCTTTAATCCCATAAAGCTGGAATGGTACATACCGGGTACCGACGGACATGACCATAACAATTCTCCCGGAGTGGATGCGGATACTCCGGCGGTAAAATTTATGGAGAAAAACGGATATCGCATATTGACAAGGGAGGTCTCCTATTATCTGAATCTTTCCGACTTCAAGATGAGTGAGAAATGCATCAAGAGGCGCCAGGAGCTTATGGAAAAGGGGATATACACCGGATTCTATGATCCTGAAAAGCATTATGGCTTCGATGAACTGTTTGATGATTTGGGAAGCGAGGACTGGAGGAAGGGCATCATGGATAACCTGGCGAAGGATAAACCTGATCCGGTTATCGTGGCGGCAGATCATGGCAAGATCTGCGGATTTACAGGACCGATAAGGGTGCAGGAAAGCGGCAGAGGATTTTTTGTCGGGATAGGAACCCATTCACAGTATAGAGGCGAAGGAATTATGACGGTGCTGTTTGAATTGCTGATGGATGGTTTTAAAAACGCGGGGGCAAAATTCAGCAGCCTTTTTACAGGAGCGGATAACCCTGCCGGGAAAACCTATGAACGTACAGGTTTTAAAGCGGTTAGAAACTGGGCAGTTATGGGAAAGGAGATATAA
- a CDS encoding serine hydrolase domain-containing protein, translating to MIFNVNDDSNANFDTAFNLLARSADAGVFPGAVAAIGHSDGLLRVGAYGSRCLVPEKLPVLPDTLYDLASLTKVVATTPLFLIFQEKGWLSAMDKVSYYIDGFDEGNKKHITLLNLLTHTSGMKAHVRLDQMCRDRRDAVRYITELPLLHDPGERVVYSCLGYILLGHILEKVGDDRLDALCKRYVFDPLDMHNTSFNPEPGNIAATEYDEKEGRPLVGLCHDENARFLGGVSGNAGLFSNIYDLAIFGQMLINNGLHKGRRFLSGASIKAMTRNYTSHLNEDRGLGWCIRGSRLGGMEEVYISAGDLMPPEAYGHTGFTGTSLWIDPEDDLFIILLSNRVHPSRDNTEFLRFRLLFHNAVMAGMEK from the coding sequence ATGATTTTCAACGTGAATGATGATTCTAATGCAAATTTTGATACCGCCTTTAATTTGCTTGCCCGGTCAGCTGATGCGGGCGTTTTCCCAGGTGCGGTGGCTGCCATCGGACATTCGGACGGACTTCTGAGGGTCGGAGCCTATGGCAGCCGGTGCCTGGTGCCGGAAAAGCTTCCGGTGCTGCCGGACACTCTGTATGATCTGGCTTCCTTGACCAAGGTTGTCGCCACCACACCCTTGTTCTTAATTTTTCAGGAAAAGGGCTGGCTGTCGGCTATGGATAAGGTGTCCTACTATATTGATGGATTTGATGAAGGCAACAAAAAGCATATCACCCTTCTAAACCTGCTTACCCATACCTCCGGCATGAAGGCCCATGTGCGGCTGGATCAAATGTGCCGAGATCGCCGGGATGCGGTGCGTTATATTACGGAACTCCCGCTTTTGCATGATCCCGGTGAAAGGGTTGTCTACAGCTGCCTGGGATACATATTGCTGGGGCATATACTTGAAAAGGTGGGAGATGACAGGTTGGATGCCCTTTGCAAAAGGTATGTTTTCGACCCTTTGGACATGCATAATACGTCTTTCAACCCTGAGCCGGGGAATATTGCCGCTACTGAGTACGATGAGAAAGAAGGAAGGCCGCTGGTGGGACTCTGCCATGATGAAAACGCGAGGTTTTTGGGAGGAGTCTCCGGAAATGCCGGCCTCTTTTCTAATATTTATGATCTGGCCATATTCGGGCAAATGCTCATCAATAACGGCCTGCATAAGGGCAGGAGGTTCTTGTCCGGAGCAAGCATAAAAGCGATGACAAGGAATTACACTTCCCACTTAAATGAAGACAGAGGTTTGGGTTGGTGCATAAGGGGCAGCAGATTGGGCGGTATGGAGGAGGTATACATCTCTGCCGGAGATCTCATGCCTCCGGAAGCCTATGGGCATACCGGTTTTACCGGCACTTCCCTGTGGATTGACCCTGAGGACGACCTGTTTATAATCCTGCTCAGCAACCGCGTCCATCCCAGCAGGGACAATACGGAATTTTTACGGTTCAGGCTTCTCTTCCATAATGCAGTAATGGCAGGTATGGAAAAGTGA
- a CDS encoding IS701 family transposase: protein MPEIIIEQSQEVINYINMLDLPYSEAIQNHMVLMVSGIITTEGSKNVSRIYSKHTCNRDRSCGSRFLGQYKWSNDYVDHKRINHSLNVVRNSVNEDTSGFLIIDDSLSKKDKSTKKIEGLDFHHSHSDGKPMWSHCVVTSHYKISEYSLPQNFRLYLRKQFFGNKAKKHFKNKQELAMQLIDEFIPVTETTYLLLDAWYTSGKVMLHALKRGYHTIGRIKSNRVIYPGGIKTSVREFSTFISKDETSPVTAGDDTYYVYRYEGKINDLENAVILFCWSKPDLSDKPAFILSTDVSLTTSEILIYYQNRWDIEVSYRYQKNSLGFDKYQVESLTSIKRFWSMVFMAYTFLELFRVSNKKSLKLDTLGDTIGYFRKQYLVSIAKFAYTCAVKGVTVDAVITKLGIAA from the coding sequence ATGCCTGAGATAATAATAGAACAAAGTCAAGAAGTTATCAATTATATAAATATGCTAGATTTACCTTATTCTGAAGCCATACAAAATCACATGGTCCTTATGGTCTCAGGCATTATTACCACCGAGGGAAGCAAAAATGTTTCCAGGATCTATTCAAAGCATACCTGTAACCGGGATAGAAGCTGTGGTTCAAGATTCCTCGGACAGTATAAATGGAGTAACGATTATGTGGACCACAAGAGAATTAACCATTCTCTAAATGTTGTCCGTAATAGCGTGAATGAAGATACTTCAGGCTTTCTCATCATAGACGACTCTTTGAGTAAAAAAGATAAGTCTACCAAAAAGATTGAAGGCCTTGATTTCCACCATTCACACAGTGACGGAAAACCCATGTGGTCTCATTGCGTAGTTACTTCTCATTATAAAATTTCCGAATACTCACTGCCACAAAATTTCAGGCTCTATCTTAGAAAGCAGTTCTTTGGCAATAAAGCAAAGAAGCATTTTAAGAATAAACAAGAGCTTGCAATGCAGCTTATTGATGAATTTATACCGGTTACAGAAACAACGTACTTGTTGTTGGATGCTTGGTATACATCGGGTAAAGTGATGCTCCATGCCTTAAAGAGAGGATATCACACCATTGGAAGAATAAAATCCAATAGAGTGATTTACCCAGGAGGCATTAAAACAAGTGTTAGAGAATTTTCAACCTTTATCAGTAAGGACGAAACCAGCCCAGTTACAGCAGGTGACGATACTTACTATGTTTATAGGTATGAGGGTAAAATCAATGACCTTGAAAATGCCGTTATTCTGTTTTGTTGGAGCAAGCCCGATTTATCCGATAAACCAGCATTTATACTAAGTACGGATGTTAGCCTTACCACCTCCGAAATCCTTATATATTACCAGAACCGCTGGGATATTGAGGTAAGTTACCGGTATCAAAAAAACTCACTTGGTTTTGATAAATACCAGGTAGAATCCTTAACTTCAATAAAGCGCTTCTGGAGCATGGTCTTTATGGCCTACACTTTCCTGGAGCTTTTCAGGGTTTCAAACAAGAAATCCTTAAAGCTTGATACTTTGGGAGATACCATAGGGTATTTCCGCAAACAATACTTGGTTTCAATTGCCAAGTTTGCATATACTTGTGCAGTAAAAGGGGTAACTGTCGATGCTGTTATTACCAAATTAGGGATAGCCGCATAA
- the aroF gene encoding 3-deoxy-7-phosphoheptulonate synthase, translating to MIIVMKPDSQEKDVAEISKTLSSLGLGVHISKGTERTIIGVIGDKRVLSDVPLELMPGVEKLVPIMESYKLASRTFKPEPSIVDVNGVKIGGKELVIMAGPCAVENYQQIMDAAFAVKKAGAQFLRGGAFKPRTSPYSFQGLEEEGLKLLKEAKDATGLQVITEVTSEKAVEIAYKYVDMFQIGARNAQNFHLLREIGRSGKPVLYKRGSATTIEEWLNAAEYIMSEGNYNVVLCERGIRTFETATRNTLDISAVPVVKSTSHLPIIVDPSHAAGKTQFVLPLSKAAIAAGADGLIIEVHPNPRCALSDASQQLTPESFDELCADISKIADIVGREFKHE from the coding sequence ATGATCATTGTTATGAAACCTGACTCTCAGGAAAAGGATGTAGCTGAAATTTCCAAGACCCTGTCGTCCCTTGGGCTTGGAGTACACATTTCAAAAGGGACTGAAAGAACTATTATCGGTGTTATCGGGGATAAGAGAGTATTGAGCGATGTCCCCCTGGAGCTCATGCCGGGAGTAGAAAAGCTGGTTCCGATAATGGAATCCTACAAACTGGCGAGCAGAACTTTCAAACCGGAGCCCAGCATAGTAGATGTGAATGGTGTGAAAATAGGCGGTAAGGAGCTGGTGATAATGGCCGGTCCCTGTGCGGTCGAAAACTATCAGCAGATAATGGATGCCGCCTTTGCTGTTAAAAAAGCCGGAGCACAATTTTTAAGAGGTGGTGCCTTTAAACCCAGAACTTCTCCCTATTCCTTCCAGGGTCTGGAGGAAGAAGGCCTCAAGCTCCTGAAGGAAGCGAAGGATGCCACCGGTCTTCAGGTGATAACCGAAGTAACCAGCGAAAAAGCTGTAGAGATAGCTTATAAATATGTGGATATGTTTCAGATAGGAGCACGGAATGCTCAGAATTTCCATCTTTTGAGGGAGATCGGGCGTTCCGGCAAGCCTGTGCTTTACAAGCGCGGTTCAGCCACCACCATCGAAGAATGGCTGAATGCCGCCGAATATATCATGAGTGAGGGCAACTACAATGTAGTTCTTTGCGAAAGAGGAATAAGAACCTTTGAAACCGCTACCAGAAATACGCTGGACATCAGCGCGGTGCCTGTGGTAAAAAGCACAAGCCACCTGCCGATAATCGTAGACCCCAGCCATGCTGCAGGGAAAACCCAGTTTGTGCTCCCCCTGTCAAAAGCTGCAATAGCCGCCGGAGCCGACGGGCTCATAATCGAAGTGCACCCAAATCCAAGGTGTGCCTTGTCCGATGCTTCGCAGCAGCTCACCCCGGAGAGCTTTGATGAACTGTGCGCAGACATCAGTAAAATTGCTGACATAGTCGGGAGAGAATTCAAACATGAATAA